In Tripterygium wilfordii isolate XIE 37 chromosome 23, ASM1340144v1, whole genome shotgun sequence, one genomic interval encodes:
- the LOC119993125 gene encoding serine/threonine-protein kinase EDR1-like isoform X1 produces MSKMKHLLRKLHIGGGLNEHQRLGEPRRSTNPINPSALSSTSASPTTSYSPSSVGTIDAVESGSGDRTAGRDGGLDFNFLEEEFQVQLALAISASDPDAGKDPDSVQIDAAKRISLGCTASVAGTDALVEFMSLRYWSYNVVNYDEKVMNGFYDVYGIASNPVMQGQMPILVDLQAISVRDNVDYEVVLVNRSLDPELRELERKVYIMYMDSRVSEHGQALSNLIQKIANIVVDRMGGPVGDADEMLRRWTIRSYELRNALNTIILPLGCLDIGLSRHRALLFKVLADKINLPCMLVKGSYYTGTDDGAVNLIRIANGSEYIIDLMGAPGTLIPAEVPSSILTNIGLDTRGFMSPTDRSGVSCLSHEEGTGNLEVLPTPDRVSGVGSSSLEEALLVDDRTNEDDRKVEKSTNERLEHDLSEPLLSVSKSFESPSGSSRKPSSAQKMKAKSVSKYVISAAKNPEFAQKLHAVLLESGASPPPDLFSGISPLELIEQKLPGHVDDGVQCNPANLSSFNDQFLASSTQVTHLNNAGLDYKHQSSDRFDGIRNQLETHALGSNMSFLSDTTSEGFVIVRKETSEERPIDAMCVNAGPVNPHGMISRDLCEKQNFESLLSSAIDSCQRQFEDVLAIEDKQQCQVKMGETYNDMELGNESASKLIGTSNNCMNIARDCYYERVNPMLGEVAEWEIPWEDLQIGERIGIGSYGEVYCADWNGTEVAVKKFLDQDFSGDALDQFKCEVSNSYLFEVEIMLRLRHPNVVLFMGAVTRPPHFSILTEFLPRGSLYRLLHRSNSQLDERRRLRMAVDVAKGMNYLHTSHPTIVHRDLKSPNLLVDKNWVVKVCDFGLSRMKHHTFLSSKSAAGTPEWMAPEVLRNEPANEKCDVYSFGVILWELATCRIPWEGLNPMQVVGAVGFQNRRLEIPDDVHPVIGQIMRECWQTEPHLRPSFTQLMSRLRRLLNLLVDGKNSADQVEHPCL; encoded by the exons ATGTCGAAAATGAAACATCTACTCAGAAAACTTCACATCGGTGGAGGACTCAACGAGCATCAGCGACTGGGCGAGCCCCGACGCAGTACGAACCCGATTAATCCATCCGCTTTGTCGTCCACATCAGCGTCGCCGACAACTTCGTATTCTCCTTCATCGGTGGGGACAATCGATGCCGTTGAATCGGGGAGTGGGGATCGGACCGCAGGCAGGGATGGAGGActtgatttcaattttcttgAGGAGGAGTTTCAGGTGCAGTTGGCTCTGGCAATCAGCGCATCGGATCCCGATGCGGGGAAGGATCCGGACTCGGTCCAGATCGACGCCGCCAAGCGCATAAGTCTCGGCTGCACTGCCTCAGTTGCCGGCACTGATGCCCTCGTGGAGTTTATGTCGCTTCGGTATTGG AGCTACAACGTGGTAAATTATGATGAAAAAGTGATGAACGGCTTTTATGACGTATATGGCATTGCCTCAAACCCTGTTATGCAAGGCCAGATGCCTATATTGGTGGATCTTCAAGCTATATcggttagagataatgttgattaTGAAGTCGTTTTAGTGAACCGTTCACTTGACCCTGAACTACGAGAGCTTGAGAGGAAAGTGTATATCATGTACATGGACAGCAGGGTTTCTGAGCACGGGCAAGCTTTAAGTAACTTAATTCAGAAAATTGCCAATATTGTTGTTGACAGAATGGGTGGTCCAGTTGGTGATGCAGATGAAATGTTGCGAAGGTGGACTATCAGAAGTTATGAGTTGCGGAATGCACTGAATACAATTATTCTTCCCCTTGGATGTCTTGATATCGGACTTTCACGGCACAGGGCCTTGCTTTTTAAG GTGCTAGCTGATAAAATTAATCTTCCATGTATGCTGGTCAAGGGCAGCTACTATACTGGCACTGATGATGGAGCTGTCAATTTGATTAGAATTGCTAATGGAAG TGAGTACATTATCGATCTAATGGGTGCTCCCGGTACTCTAATTCCGGCTGAGGTACCCAGCAGTATTCTCACAAATATTGGCTTGGACACAAGAGGCTTTATGAGTCCTACAGATAGATCAGGAGTGTCTTGTTTGTCGCATGAAGAAGGAACTGGAAATCTAGAAGTCTTACCTACACCTGATAGAGTCTCTGGTGTTGGCAGCTCGAGCCTGGAGGAGGCATTATTGGTTGACGATAGGACAAATGAGGATGACAGGAAAGTTGAAAAAAGCACAAATGAGAGACTTGAGCACGACTTGAGTGAGCCTCTTTTATCAGTCTCtaaatcatttgaaagcccatcaGGCAGCTCTAGGAAACCATCATCTGCTCAAAAGATGAAGGCAAAGAGTGTTTCCAAATATGTCATCAGTGCTGCAAAGAATCctgaatttgcacaaaagctCCATGCTGTCTTGTTAGAAAGTGGTGCATCACCTCCTCCAGATCTATTTTCGGGTATTAGTCCTCTGGAGTTGATTGAACAGAAATTGCCTGGACATGTAGATGATGGGGTTCAATGTAATCCTGCCAATCTATCATCATTCAATGATCAATTTCTTGCATCGTCAACTCAAGTGACACATTTGAACAATGCTGGATTAGATTATAAGCATCAGTCATCAGATCGTTTTGATGGGATACGAAACCAGTTGGAAACACATGCACTTGGGTCTAATATGTCTTTTCTTTCTGATACTACAAGCGAAGGATTTGTTATTGTTAGAAAAGAAACTAGTGAAGAAAGGCCGATTGATGCTATGTGCGTAAATGCAGGTCCTGTTAATCCACATGGAATGATTTCTAGGGATTTATGTGAGAAACAAAATTTTGAGTCTCTTCTATCTTCTGCAATTGACTCTTGCCAAAGACAATTTGAGGATGTCTTAGCCATTGAAGATAAACAGCAATGTCAAGTGAAGATGGGAGAGACTTACAATGATATGGAATTGGGCAACGAATCTGCTTCAAAATTGATAGGAACATCAAACAATTGTATGAATATTGCTCGTGATTGCTACTATGAGCGGGTAAACCCAATGCTGGGGGAGGTTGCGGAATGGGAAATCCCATGGGAAGATCTGCAGATTGGTGAACGAATTGGCATTG GTTCATATGGCGAGGTTTACTGTGCAGATTGGAATGGCACT GAAGTTGCTGTGAAGAAATTTTTAGATCAAGATTTCTCTGGTGATGCACTGGATCAATTTAAATGTGAAGTAAGTAACAGTTATCTTTTTGAA GTTGAAATCATGTTAAggctaaggcatccaaatgttGTTCTGTTCATGGGAGCAGTTACTCGTCCACCACATTTTTCAATACTGACAGAATTTCTTCCCAG GGGAAGTTTATATAGGTTGCTCCATCGTTCAAATTCTCAACTTGATGAAAGAAGACGATTGCGTATGGCTGTTGATGTG GCTAAGGGAATGAATTACTTGCACACAAGCCATCCTACAATTGTCCATCGAGATTTGAAGTCGCCCAATCTCCTTGTTGATAAAAATTGGGTTGTAAAG GTCTGTGATTTTGGGTTGTCACGTATGAAGCACCATACCTTTTTGTCCTCAAAGTCTGCTGCTGGAACT CCTGAATGGATGGCACCAGAAGTTCTAAGGAATGAACCAGCAAATGAGAA ATGTGATGTCTACAGCTTTGGTGTAATATTGTGGGAGTTGGCTACGTGTCGAATCCCTTGGGAAGGATTGAACCCAATGCAGGTTGTTGGAGCTGTTGGATTCCAGAACAGGCGTCTCGAAATTCCAGATGATGTCCATCCAGTAATTGGACAGATAATGCGTGAATGCTGGCAAAC GGAGCCACATTTACGGCCTTCCTTCACTCAGCTCATGTCTCGTCTTCGTCGTCTTCTAAATCTACTGGTTGATGGGAAAAACTCTGCAGATCAAGTGGAGCACCCCTGTTTGTAA
- the LOC119993125 gene encoding serine/threonine-protein kinase EDR1-like isoform X2 encodes MSKMKHLLRKLHIGGGLNEHQRLGEPRRSTNPINPSALSSTSASPTTSYSPSSVGTIDAVESGSGDRTAGRDGGLDFNFLEEEFQVQLALAISASDPDAGKDPDSVQIDAAKRISLGCTASVAGTDALVEFMSLRYWSYNVVNYDEKVMNGFYDVYGIASNPVMQGQMPILVDLQAISVRDNVDYEVVLVNRSLDPELRELERKVYIMYMDSRVSEHGQALSNLIQKIANIVVDRMGGPVGDADEMLRRWTIRSYELRNALNTIILPLGCLDIGLSRHRALLFKVLADKINLPCMLVKGSYYTGTDDGAVNLIRIANGSEYIIDLMGAPGTLIPAEVPSSILTNIGLDTRGFMSPTDRSGVSCLSHEEGTGNLEVLPTPDRVSGVGSSSLEEALLVDDRTNEDDRKVEKSTNERLEHDLSEPLLSVSKSFESPSGSSRKPSSAQKMKAKSVSKYVISAAKNPEFAQKLHAVLLESGASPPPDLFSGISPLELIEQKLPGHVDDGVQCNPANLSSFNDQFLASSTQVTHLNNAGLDYKHQSSDRFDGIRNQLETHALGSNMSFLSDTTSEGFVIVRKETSEERPIDAMCVNAGPVNPHGMISRDLCEKQNFESLLSSAIDSCQRQFEDVLAIEDKQQCQVKMGETYNDMELGNESASKLIGTSNNCMNIARDCYYERVNPMLGEVAEWEIPWEDLQIGERIGIGSYGEVYCADWNGTEVAVKKFLDQDFSGDALDQFKCEVEIMLRLRHPNVVLFMGAVTRPPHFSILTEFLPRGSLYRLLHRSNSQLDERRRLRMAVDVAKGMNYLHTSHPTIVHRDLKSPNLLVDKNWVVKVCDFGLSRMKHHTFLSSKSAAGTPEWMAPEVLRNEPANEKCDVYSFGVILWELATCRIPWEGLNPMQVVGAVGFQNRRLEIPDDVHPVIGQIMRECWQTEPHLRPSFTQLMSRLRRLLNLLVDGKNSADQVEHPCL; translated from the exons ATGTCGAAAATGAAACATCTACTCAGAAAACTTCACATCGGTGGAGGACTCAACGAGCATCAGCGACTGGGCGAGCCCCGACGCAGTACGAACCCGATTAATCCATCCGCTTTGTCGTCCACATCAGCGTCGCCGACAACTTCGTATTCTCCTTCATCGGTGGGGACAATCGATGCCGTTGAATCGGGGAGTGGGGATCGGACCGCAGGCAGGGATGGAGGActtgatttcaattttcttgAGGAGGAGTTTCAGGTGCAGTTGGCTCTGGCAATCAGCGCATCGGATCCCGATGCGGGGAAGGATCCGGACTCGGTCCAGATCGACGCCGCCAAGCGCATAAGTCTCGGCTGCACTGCCTCAGTTGCCGGCACTGATGCCCTCGTGGAGTTTATGTCGCTTCGGTATTGG AGCTACAACGTGGTAAATTATGATGAAAAAGTGATGAACGGCTTTTATGACGTATATGGCATTGCCTCAAACCCTGTTATGCAAGGCCAGATGCCTATATTGGTGGATCTTCAAGCTATATcggttagagataatgttgattaTGAAGTCGTTTTAGTGAACCGTTCACTTGACCCTGAACTACGAGAGCTTGAGAGGAAAGTGTATATCATGTACATGGACAGCAGGGTTTCTGAGCACGGGCAAGCTTTAAGTAACTTAATTCAGAAAATTGCCAATATTGTTGTTGACAGAATGGGTGGTCCAGTTGGTGATGCAGATGAAATGTTGCGAAGGTGGACTATCAGAAGTTATGAGTTGCGGAATGCACTGAATACAATTATTCTTCCCCTTGGATGTCTTGATATCGGACTTTCACGGCACAGGGCCTTGCTTTTTAAG GTGCTAGCTGATAAAATTAATCTTCCATGTATGCTGGTCAAGGGCAGCTACTATACTGGCACTGATGATGGAGCTGTCAATTTGATTAGAATTGCTAATGGAAG TGAGTACATTATCGATCTAATGGGTGCTCCCGGTACTCTAATTCCGGCTGAGGTACCCAGCAGTATTCTCACAAATATTGGCTTGGACACAAGAGGCTTTATGAGTCCTACAGATAGATCAGGAGTGTCTTGTTTGTCGCATGAAGAAGGAACTGGAAATCTAGAAGTCTTACCTACACCTGATAGAGTCTCTGGTGTTGGCAGCTCGAGCCTGGAGGAGGCATTATTGGTTGACGATAGGACAAATGAGGATGACAGGAAAGTTGAAAAAAGCACAAATGAGAGACTTGAGCACGACTTGAGTGAGCCTCTTTTATCAGTCTCtaaatcatttgaaagcccatcaGGCAGCTCTAGGAAACCATCATCTGCTCAAAAGATGAAGGCAAAGAGTGTTTCCAAATATGTCATCAGTGCTGCAAAGAATCctgaatttgcacaaaagctCCATGCTGTCTTGTTAGAAAGTGGTGCATCACCTCCTCCAGATCTATTTTCGGGTATTAGTCCTCTGGAGTTGATTGAACAGAAATTGCCTGGACATGTAGATGATGGGGTTCAATGTAATCCTGCCAATCTATCATCATTCAATGATCAATTTCTTGCATCGTCAACTCAAGTGACACATTTGAACAATGCTGGATTAGATTATAAGCATCAGTCATCAGATCGTTTTGATGGGATACGAAACCAGTTGGAAACACATGCACTTGGGTCTAATATGTCTTTTCTTTCTGATACTACAAGCGAAGGATTTGTTATTGTTAGAAAAGAAACTAGTGAAGAAAGGCCGATTGATGCTATGTGCGTAAATGCAGGTCCTGTTAATCCACATGGAATGATTTCTAGGGATTTATGTGAGAAACAAAATTTTGAGTCTCTTCTATCTTCTGCAATTGACTCTTGCCAAAGACAATTTGAGGATGTCTTAGCCATTGAAGATAAACAGCAATGTCAAGTGAAGATGGGAGAGACTTACAATGATATGGAATTGGGCAACGAATCTGCTTCAAAATTGATAGGAACATCAAACAATTGTATGAATATTGCTCGTGATTGCTACTATGAGCGGGTAAACCCAATGCTGGGGGAGGTTGCGGAATGGGAAATCCCATGGGAAGATCTGCAGATTGGTGAACGAATTGGCATTG GTTCATATGGCGAGGTTTACTGTGCAGATTGGAATGGCACT GAAGTTGCTGTGAAGAAATTTTTAGATCAAGATTTCTCTGGTGATGCACTGGATCAATTTAAATGTGAA GTTGAAATCATGTTAAggctaaggcatccaaatgttGTTCTGTTCATGGGAGCAGTTACTCGTCCACCACATTTTTCAATACTGACAGAATTTCTTCCCAG GGGAAGTTTATATAGGTTGCTCCATCGTTCAAATTCTCAACTTGATGAAAGAAGACGATTGCGTATGGCTGTTGATGTG GCTAAGGGAATGAATTACTTGCACACAAGCCATCCTACAATTGTCCATCGAGATTTGAAGTCGCCCAATCTCCTTGTTGATAAAAATTGGGTTGTAAAG GTCTGTGATTTTGGGTTGTCACGTATGAAGCACCATACCTTTTTGTCCTCAAAGTCTGCTGCTGGAACT CCTGAATGGATGGCACCAGAAGTTCTAAGGAATGAACCAGCAAATGAGAA ATGTGATGTCTACAGCTTTGGTGTAATATTGTGGGAGTTGGCTACGTGTCGAATCCCTTGGGAAGGATTGAACCCAATGCAGGTTGTTGGAGCTGTTGGATTCCAGAACAGGCGTCTCGAAATTCCAGATGATGTCCATCCAGTAATTGGACAGATAATGCGTGAATGCTGGCAAAC GGAGCCACATTTACGGCCTTCCTTCACTCAGCTCATGTCTCGTCTTCGTCGTCTTCTAAATCTACTGGTTGATGGGAAAAACTCTGCAGATCAAGTGGAGCACCCCTGTTTGTAA
- the LOC119993752 gene encoding abscisic acid receptor PYL2-like: MEPPPKGLTPEEYKGLNPLIHTYHKFQPSPNTCTSLITHRIDAPAKAVWPLVRSFENPHKYKHFIKSCNMRAGDGGVGSIREVTVVSGLPASKSTERLEILDDEKHILSFRVVGGEHRLNNYKSVTSVNEFNKEDGMVYTIVLESYVVDIPEGNTKEDTKMFVDTVVNLNLQKLGVVAMASLHGND; encoded by the coding sequence ATGGAACCACCCCCAAAAGGCCTAACCCCAGAAGAGTACAAGGGCCTCAACCCTCTCATTCACACATACCACAAATTCCAACCATCACCAAACACATGCACATCCCTAATCACACATCGAATAGACGCCCCGGCCAAAGCCGTCTGGCCTCTCGTTAGGAGCTTTGAGAATCCACACAAATACAAGCACTTCATCAAGTCTTGCAACATGAGGGCTGGTGATGGTGGTGTAGGCAGCATAAGAGAGGTGACCGTGGTTTCCGGGCTACCGGCCTCGAAGAGCACGGAAAGGCTGGAGATTTTGGATGATGAGAAGCACATATTGAGCTTTAGAGTTGTTGGGGGTGAACACAGGCTTAACAATTATAAGTCTGTGACTTCTGTTAATGAATTTAACAAGGAGGATGGGATGGTTTACACCATTGTTTTGGAGTCCTATGTTGTTGATATACCAGAAGGGAATACTAAGGAGGATACTAAGATGTTTGTGGACACTGTTGTCAACTTGAATCTTCAAAAGCTTGGTGTTGTGGCAATGGCTTCTCTCCATGGAAATGATTGA
- the LOC119993007 gene encoding homeobox protein ATH1-like, translating to MMENHYVPIDMASSNLFVVSGVPSQTTPNSLMEFGSFDRNNQSQALSGHPVISDLQSGSVNDLHANIQMTERAGVFDSDALPALLGRNIVGQASPCSLNPTNNTGFQQQFMSGTPISGSSLATLLALRSDVQEDLNNLSIYSPPTFPPQALRNYDCSDTANPTLDTHVYYCYGEGQDKFPNTSEVTGKTLLSPGFESYSSIGNMDLIGWIPSNGVNVDVDNPYGSCKYNNERSLSLATSQPSIISGTSITDHCSVVRCSEMTRGCLERTRLGSEQTSCCGKELSLSFSSNRTTQFSQVRSGSRYLDVIQEILAQIASYSLQNLGHKRFSTGGIRGGESAPFSSSFSFEGGKPFMGYDEYPDANSMLEIEMEPAARRLAVEVKKNQLLSILQVVDDRYNQCLDEIHTVVSAFHAATELDPQVHARFALQTISSLYKSLRERISNQILAMGAHFDSESMVEKGVSFETSFFQKQWALQQLKRKDDQIWRPQRGLPERSVSVLRAWMFQNFLHPYPKDAEKHLLAVKSGLTRSQVSNWFINARVRLWKPMIEEMYSEMSRRKALGFNNSM from the exons ATGATGGAGAATCACTATGTTCCAATAGATATGGCCAGCAGTAATTTGTTTGTGGTATCCGGGGTCCCATCACAAACAACCCCCAATTCACTGATGGAATTTGGCTCGTTCGATCGTAACAACCAGAGCCAGGCATTATCTGGACATCCGGTGATCTCAGATTTGCAATCTGGGTCTGTCAATGATCTCcatgcaaatattcaaatgacagAAAGAGCTGGTGTTTTTGACTCAGATGCATTACCTGCATTGCTTGGAAGGAATATTGTGGGACAAGCTTCCCCTTGCAGTTTGAATCCCACCAATAACACCGGCTTCCAGCAGCAATTCATGAGCGGAACACCAATTTCTGGCTCTTCACTTGCCACCCTTTTGGCTTTAAGAAGTGATGTTCAAGAAGATCTGAACAACTTGTCAATTTATTCACCTCCAACGTTTCCTCCACAAGCGCTAAGAAATTATGATTGCTCTGATACTGCAAATCCTACATTGGACACCCATGTGTACTATTGTTATGGTGAAGGTCAGGACAAGTTTCCTAACACCTCAGAGGTTACCGGTAAGACACTGTTAAGCCCGGGCTTTGAATCATATTCATCTATAGGCAACATGGATCTAATTGGCTGGATACCTTCAAATGGTGTAAATGTGGATGTAGATAATCCTTATGGCTCATGTAAATATAATAATGAGCGTTCTTTGAGTCTTGCCACTTCCCAGCCTTCAATCATCAGTGGAACTAGCATCACAGATCATTGCTCGGTGGTAAGATGTTCTGAAATGACACGTGGTTGCTTGGAAAGAACAAGGTTGGGCTCAGAACAGACTTCCTGCTGCGGTAAGGAGCTCTCTCTAAGTTTCAGTTCCAACCGTACCACTCAGTTCTCCCAAGTGAGATCTGGATCAAGATATCTTGATGTAATTCAGGAAATACTTGCTCAAATTGCGAGCTATTCGCTACAAAATCTGGGGCACAAGAGATTCTCTACTGGTGGAATCAGGGGAGGGGAAAGTGCGCCATTCTCTTCAAGTTTCTCATTCGAGGGAGGGAAGCCCTTTATGGGTTATGACGAATATCCTGATGCAAACAGCATGCTTGAGATTGAAATGGAGCCAGCTGCCCGAAGACTGGCAGTCGAAGTAAAGAAAAACCAATTGCTGAGTATACTACAAGTG GTTGACGATCGATACAATCAGTGTTTGGACGAGATCCATACAGTCGTATCTGCATTCCATGCTGCGACTGAACTAGATCCACAAGTGCACGCTCGTTTTGCCCTTCAAACAATCTCATCTCTATATAAAAGCCTAAGAGAGAGGATCAGCAACCAAATCCTTGCAATGGGAGCGCATTTTGATAGTGAATCCATGGTAGAAAAGGGAGTATCTTTTGAAACTTCTTTCTTCCAAAAGCAATGGGCTCTCCAACAGCTGAAGAGAAAAGATGATCAAATATGGAGACCCCAGAGGGGCTTGCCTGAAAGATCTGTCTCAGTTTTACGGGCATGGATGTTTCAAAACTTTCTTCACCC GTACCCGAAAGATGCAGAGAAGCATTTACTAGCAGTGAAGAGTGGATTGACAAGAAGCCAG GTATCGAATTGGTTTATAAATGCTCGTGTTCGTCTATGGAAACCAATGATAGAGGAAATGTATTCAGAGATGAGCAGAAGAAAGGCTCTTGGATTCAACAATTCAATGTGA